TAAAATGAAAATCCCCAAACAAATAGAGCAGTTTTGCCAATACTGTGGAAGCAAGCAAAAGTTTAAATTTAGAGGTAACTTTGAGCCCGAAGCTGAGAGTAAATTTTGGTACATGTGTCAAAAATGTAAGCATGTTGCTTTATTTTCACTGTCAGATTTAAACTTAAACCAAGTGCAGGATGAGAATTCACACTCAAACTATAGAGTTTATTCAGCAGCTGAAACATACGAAATAGGTGAGTTAATTTATCACGAGGAATGGCAAGATTACGGCAGAGTGAAGAAAAAAGAGGTTTCTTCAAGCGGTTATAGTATAATTGTTGTTGAGTTTGAGAAACTTGGTCAAAAAAAATTAGTTGAAAATTTCAAACAATAAAAAAAGCGAGGTGATAAAATTGGTAGGGATAATCGTTCAGGAAGGCGAGTCGTTAGACAAGGCATTGAAGAGGTTCAAGAAAAAATACGAGCAGGCAGGAATCCTGCGCGAATTCAAGCGTAGAACTTTTTACACACCGCCTTCCGTCAAGAAGAAGATGAAAAGGGCAAAAGCGATACGAAGGGCACAAAGAATGTTGATGGAGCAAATGTAAAAACAAAATTTCTTCTTTGAAGTGAATAAGAAGAAAAAACAAGTGCTCAAGAAACATCGCAAGAAGGAGAAGAAGAGAAAAGAGAAGATGAAAAAGTTAAGAGAGATGCTTGCTCAGATGAAACAGCAAGAATCCCAACCGCAAAATTAAAAAGCCCCGATTTCTCGGGGCTTTTTTAT
This region of Candidatus Thermokryptus mobilis genomic DNA includes:
- the rpsU gene encoding 30S ribosomal protein S21, which gives rise to MVGIIVQEGESLDKALKRFKKKYEQAGILREFKRRTFYTPPSVKKKMKRAKAIRRAQRMLMEQM